A single Klebsiella variicola DNA region contains:
- the iolD gene encoding 3D-(3,5/4)-trihydroxycyclohexane-1,2-dione acylhydrolase (decyclizing): MGKLRLTTAQALVKFLDNQYLEVDGVELKFVKGIFAIFGHGNVLGLGQALEQDSGDMRVYQGRNEQGMAHAATGFARQALRRQIIACTSSIGPGAANMITAAGTASANRIPLLLLPGDVFATRQPDPVLQQIEQSYDLSISTNDAFRAVSKYWDRITRPEQLMSACINAMRVLTDPAETGAVTLCLPQDVQGEAWDYPESFFARRLHRLDRRPASAAQLADAVAAIKASRKPLIVCGGGVKYSGAGEALSRFAERYGVPFAETQAGKGTVVSSHPLNVGGVGETGCLAANLLAKEADLVIGVGTRFSDFTTASKWIFQHPEVRFLNINVSNFDAWKLDGIAMLADAREAMTALDAGLADSGWQAGWGAQIESVQSRQLKETQRVYQAVWQEKSFVPEIDDHLDRESVYREFRQITDSTLTQSSVLGVLNETLPAEAVIVAAAGSLPGDLQRVWRNRAENTYHVEYGYSCMGYEVNAALGVKLAQPQSEVYSLVGDGSFMMLHSELVTSLQERAKINVVLFDNMANGCINNLQMEHGMDSFGTEFRYRQPETGQLQGGLVPVDFATIAAGYGCKTWRVTTLDELRHALDAARRETVSTLIDIKVLPKTMVHKYGSWWNVGVAQTALSERIRKVAQMINEKRAQARDY; encoded by the coding sequence ATGGGCAAACTGAGACTGACAACGGCGCAGGCGCTGGTGAAGTTCCTCGATAACCAGTACCTGGAAGTGGATGGCGTAGAGCTGAAATTCGTGAAAGGCATTTTCGCGATTTTCGGCCATGGCAACGTCCTGGGGCTGGGGCAGGCGCTGGAGCAGGACAGCGGCGATATGCGCGTCTATCAGGGGCGTAACGAGCAGGGGATGGCCCACGCGGCCACCGGTTTTGCCCGCCAGGCCCTGCGCCGGCAGATTATCGCCTGCACCTCCTCCATCGGTCCGGGAGCGGCCAACATGATCACCGCCGCCGGCACCGCCAGCGCCAACCGCATTCCGCTGCTGTTGCTGCCGGGCGATGTCTTCGCCACCCGCCAGCCGGACCCGGTGCTCCAGCAGATTGAACAGAGCTACGATCTCAGCATCAGCACCAATGACGCTTTCCGCGCAGTCAGCAAATACTGGGACCGTATTACCCGCCCGGAACAGCTGATGAGCGCCTGCATCAACGCCATGCGCGTCCTGACCGACCCTGCGGAAACCGGCGCGGTGACGCTGTGCCTGCCGCAGGATGTGCAGGGCGAAGCCTGGGACTACCCGGAATCCTTCTTTGCGCGCCGCTTGCACCGTCTCGACCGCCGCCCGGCCAGCGCCGCGCAGCTGGCGGACGCCGTCGCGGCCATCAAAGCCAGCCGTAAACCGCTGATCGTCTGCGGCGGTGGGGTGAAATACTCCGGCGCGGGCGAAGCGCTGTCCCGTTTCGCCGAGCGCTACGGGGTGCCCTTCGCCGAAACCCAGGCCGGGAAGGGGACGGTGGTCTCGTCTCACCCCCTGAACGTCGGCGGCGTCGGCGAGACGGGCTGCCTGGCGGCGAACCTGCTGGCGAAAGAGGCCGACCTGGTGATCGGCGTCGGCACCCGCTTCAGCGATTTTACCACCGCCTCGAAATGGATTTTCCAGCACCCGGAGGTGCGTTTCCTGAATATTAACGTCAGCAACTTCGACGCCTGGAAGCTGGACGGCATTGCCATGCTGGCGGACGCCCGGGAAGCGATGACCGCCCTCGACGCGGGGCTGGCGGACAGCGGCTGGCAGGCCGGCTGGGGCGCGCAGATCGAGAGCGTGCAGAGTCGTCAGTTAAAAGAGACCCAGCGCGTCTACCAGGCGGTGTGGCAGGAAAAATCCTTTGTGCCGGAGATCGACGATCATCTCGATCGCGAATCGGTGTATCGCGAGTTCCGCCAGATCACCGACTCCACCCTGACCCAGAGCAGCGTCCTTGGGGTACTGAATGAAACGCTGCCGGCCGAGGCGGTGATCGTCGCGGCGGCGGGCAGCCTGCCCGGCGATCTGCAGCGCGTCTGGCGCAACCGCGCGGAAAACACCTACCACGTGGAGTACGGCTACTCCTGCATGGGATACGAAGTCAACGCCGCGCTGGGCGTGAAGCTGGCGCAGCCGCAGAGCGAAGTCTACTCCCTGGTCGGCGATGGCTCCTTCATGATGCTGCACTCTGAGCTGGTCACCTCCCTGCAGGAGCGGGCGAAGATCAACGTCGTGCTGTTCGACAACATGGCCAACGGCTGCATCAACAACCTGCAGATGGAGCACGGGATGGACAGCTTCGGCACCGAGTTCCGCTACCGCCAGCCGGAAACCGGCCAGCTGCAGGGCGGCCTGGTGCCGGTGGACTTCGCCACCATCGCCGCCGGCTACGGCTGCAAAACCTGGCGCGTCACCACCCTGGACGAACTGCGCCACGCACTGGACGCCGCCCGTCGCGAAACGGTCAGCACCCTGATTGATATTAAAGTGCTGCCGAAGACCATGGTGCACAAATACGGCAGCTGGTGGAACGTCGGAGTCGCCCAGACGGCGCTCTCAGAGCGGATCCGCAAGGTGGCGCAAATGATTAATGAAAAGCGCGCCCAGGCGCGTGATTACTAA
- a CDS encoding Gfo/Idh/MocA family protein → MSLKLGVIGAGAIGKEHIRRCTQVLQGATVVAVSDINADNARAAVALPGVQAEVYADGHDVINASDVDAILVTSWDPTHEEYTLAAIAAGKPVFCEKPLAMSAEGCRRIVDAEMKAGRRLVQVGFMRPYDEGYLALKKVIDDGDIGAPLMLRCAHRNQSVGENYTTDMAITNTLIHELDVLRWLLNDDYRSVQVRFPRSTSHTHARLKDPQIVSFETKKGTLIDVEVFVNCQYGYDIQCEVVGETGIARLPEPSAVQMRKSASLSTAILTDWKDRFIKAYDVELQAFINDVKAGQLHGPSAWDGYAASVAADACIKAQGTSEPVEVTLPECPAFYKR, encoded by the coding sequence ATGTCGCTCAAATTAGGTGTCATCGGCGCTGGCGCTATCGGTAAAGAACACATCCGTCGCTGCACCCAGGTTCTGCAGGGCGCCACCGTTGTGGCGGTGTCTGATATCAATGCCGACAACGCCCGTGCGGCGGTCGCGCTGCCGGGCGTGCAGGCGGAAGTCTACGCCGACGGCCACGACGTGATTAACGCCAGCGATGTCGATGCCATCCTGGTCACCTCCTGGGACCCGACCCACGAAGAGTACACCCTGGCCGCCATTGCCGCCGGTAAGCCGGTGTTCTGCGAAAAACCGCTGGCGATGTCTGCGGAAGGCTGCCGCCGCATCGTCGATGCTGAAATGAAGGCCGGCCGTCGCCTGGTGCAGGTTGGCTTTATGCGCCCCTACGACGAAGGCTATCTTGCGCTGAAAAAAGTGATCGACGATGGCGATATCGGTGCGCCGCTGATGCTGCGCTGCGCCCACCGCAACCAGTCGGTCGGCGAGAACTACACCACCGATATGGCGATCACCAACACCCTGATCCACGAGCTGGACGTGCTGCGCTGGCTGCTGAACGATGACTACCGTTCCGTGCAGGTGCGCTTCCCGCGCTCCACCTCGCACACCCATGCGCGCCTGAAAGATCCGCAGATCGTCTCCTTTGAAACCAAAAAAGGCACCCTGATAGACGTCGAAGTGTTCGTGAACTGCCAGTACGGGTATGACATCCAGTGCGAAGTGGTCGGCGAAACCGGGATTGCCCGTCTGCCGGAGCCGTCTGCCGTCCAGATGCGTAAGTCCGCCAGCCTGTCGACTGCCATTCTGACCGACTGGAAAGACCGCTTTATCAAAGCCTACGACGTCGAGCTGCAGGCCTTTATCAACGACGTCAAAGCCGGCCAGCTGCACGGCCCGTCGGCCTGGGACGGCTACGCGGCGTCGGTGGCGGCGGATGCCTGCATTAAAGCGCAGGGAACCAGCGAGCCTGTTGAAGTGACGCTGCCCGAGTGCCCGGCATTCTACAAACGTTAA